The stretch of DNA CTTGGTAACTCAATGTTTCCATCCAAAAGATGAGCTAACCATTGACATCTCATTTcattacaaaaaatatttgataagctCTCTGCATATCCTATTATTGCCAGTTGTGGAATTTGAGGGTGAATTATTTGCCTGAAGTTGTACaatatatacacatatatattaactttgaattatgtttaaaatttagatataaaattaactatatatgataaaatgagTCATTCTGAAAATGTCAGAGATCAATAAAAGTGTTTCGTCTTAAAATATTTGACCTACTCAATTTTAAATACAATATTTTGCAACTATACTCTCTAATAATTACTAAGTAAATCATCAATACTTTCTAAATGTGATATTACACTTTTCTTAAACTCTGTGAAATAGTCAAACATATCATTTAAAATGGGATGGGATGAAGGGAGTAAGAGATTTAtaggattaaaaataaaaattttgatactcggttctttttataagagacacttCACTTTTTTAGATTCACCAAATAACCAATgtatataatctataatatagaccaaatatatcaattattaatACATCTAAAAAGGTgaaatatttcttataaaaaaaatcggaGGAAGTATTAACACGACTAAAATCTATTTGTGTCGATAATATGAAAAAGTGACAAAATTTCCTAACTGACCTGTAAAGGGGAACTGTTGAGTCTCCTGATCCATTGATATAATTTTGGAATATAGGAGATTTGAATATGCTTCTAAGTTTTTGGTCACCTTTATATCCTGTGGCAAAAATAACTAAATCTGTTTCAAGGGGCTTAGGTTCTTCATTAACGATCAAACCTTGCTTGCAGAAGCTAAAACTTTGTGATTTCTTTATCAAGATGGATCCTTCTTTTACTTTCTCAAAAAAGAATTCAGGAAGCACTGCAGCTTGACATGAGGATATATCTTGAAGAAAGCTGTGATTAGGTACTAGTCCATACTTCTTCAGTGGAAACTTCAGCTTCAGATATGTTTCGACATATTTCGAAATTCCCCATCTCTAAAAGTTTACGAGTTAAGTGAGTTACACACGAGCAGTTCAATTTTGCATAACtgataagaatttaatttttatacactGACAacgtaaaactattttatacataTGCATTCAATGAAATCATTTTAGGATGTCACTTTTTATGTTAGGTCCAAAAATATGACTAACAAGTATCTCTTTATCATGAGTTaattggacgcatgtgtaaaaatattttacacgtGTATAGCAATTAATCTCAAATAACAAAAGGATTATGAAACATATGTGATGAGAGAATTACTAGTAACACATTCTATCAAACTTTTTCGAACACTTTTCTATTATTGGTAAAATTGTTGAGTATTCGAAGAAATGTATCTGAGTGTGTTGCTAAAACTCCTCGTCGGAACAATACAAGGATAAACATTACCAATGGTGAAAGTAAAGTGGCAACAAGACTAAGTAGAAATGATTCACCAGGCTTGTGAACTAAAAGCTCTGCAAAACGGTTCAAATACAAAAGTCCTAGATTAATGCCCCCAATGTTGAAATCTTGGAAAATCCAGTGTGCAGTTCTTTGGATAATTGTGCAAGGATGAGTAACTCCTATTGAAGTGATAAATATAATTAGTTAtttagaaaagagaaaaaaaaaattaataataaatttttgacTAAACGGCATTTTTGTTCCTAACTTttacaaacttgcaattttgattCCTAACTTTAATAATAGCACTTTTAACCCCTTAATTTTAGTCTTTTTTGACCAAGTTGACCAAGAAGAATCACGTTGACTTTGAAGCAGCTGCATTGTACTGGCATTTTGTAAGCGTGACAACGCACACGTGACAAGTGACTCACATGCCACATTAACATGTCTTGGCATGTCATGTGAACAATGAATCACGTGTCACATCAGCTTACATACCAATGTGGCATGTGAATCACTTGTCACGTGtacgttgacttggtcaaaatcaatGGGGGACATCATTTTGCAAAATGGACAAAggttagggggccaaaattgcttTTATGAAAGTTAGGGAGACAAAATctcaagtttgtgaaagttaaggtgccaaaattgcaatttagactaaattttttctttgtataaaATTCTGAATAAATATATACTAACCATTTGCATTTGCACATTCAGTAGCTATGTCAAGAGCAGATTTTTCTGAGCCTACCACTGCAACTCTCTTGTTTCTTATCAGTTCTGCAGCAACCTCGTTGTCCAAGGCAGAGTAATCCATAGAATGCATAACTTTACCTGTAAAAACCTCTGAGCCTTTTCCAGGAGGAAACTCAGGAATGTTTGGAAAACCACTATATTTTCCGATGCAGAGAATAACAAACTCAGCCTTATAAACCTGGTAGTATAAATATTCAATCTAGTTTATCATATTGTCTTTAAGCAATAGCAAACATTATACATGAATAAAGCATCATCACTGCCTATATTTCATTATCTACAAGAATTAAATTGATACAAAAATTGCACAAATTAATTAGAATCCATCATATGTACATACCTCAGTTGATAATTTCTTCGTATCTTCAACAGTAATATGCCATGTTCCTTTGGAGCCAAAAGGACTGCTATTACCACTCCATAATTCCCATGACTTCATTTCTTCATTAGATCCTCCAACATAATCTATATCAATGACTTTGGAATTAAATCTTATGTTAGGAATGATGGAAAAATGTTGAGCATAGGAGTTTAGATAATCTAGTAGTTGTTGACTACTTGGACAATCTTCTTTTAATGAAGAATCCCATGGAAAATCAGAAAACTGAAAGGTTTCTTTAGGGTTTTGGAGTTTGGTAGTCTCAATTGTATGTCTCCATAGTCCTCCAATGCCATCATCAGCTTCAAAGACAATTGGATTAAAACCAATCTGTAGAACATACTTGCAAGCAAGTAAGCCACTTATTCCTGCTCCAACAATTGCAACCCTTTTTTCCATTTTGGATGAGACTAATTGTTGTAGCTCTTTGATCTGATTAACTAAGGAAAGGCCAAAAATGTTTTGAAATCTTGAAAATTGAATGATAGTAGAAATCTTGAATGttagaattttttataatttgtttgtggTCACATGGtagatttgttttgtttaaaatatagaaaatgatACGTATCAAACAAGCTGTCACATATTTTACAATGCATACCGTGAGAAAACAACCAAACTTAAATGAGATAACCAATCAGTGGACAAAACAACAGAACGGATAGCGTGTGGATGATATCTTTGACCTTGGAGAATAGAGATATAATGGTAAATAAGCAATATCTCTATCAACTAAAATTTCATTGAATAAGCAAAATATCAGAAGTTCGAATTCTGATTTCTGTATATAAAATACCATATCTCTGTCAACTGAATCACAGGAAAAATAAGGAATAGTTATATGGGCGGCAggcaaatgattttaaattcaattgtttccaAAGCATAGACTAACGACATAGTGATGGAACATGTTCAACCTTGATTTCATTAGTCAAAAATGTTGGGTGGATCCCTCCGAGGccacacacaaaataaaataaaaaaaggaaggTTTGTATGTATGATGTGTTTGCCCCCATTGTTTATCTCTTTAAATCTAAGCATAGATTTCAATCATCTTTAAATCTAACAATCCATACAATTGTATGTAGAGGATCCAATTTCATATCGGATTCGGATCCAATTTCCAAAGATCGCAACATTCCATGTATTAGCATATCTGCATTTTGCATAGATTTCAATCGAAGtcataccaaaataaaaagttcACGCTCGAACCATTTTTCATCAACATACAACTGAAATTCAAGATTTGAAATCGATATTTGACTTATGGAATTCTGAATTTATGGACAAATCCATTAACATTAAAAGAACATTATTGTCTACTTTGGCCAAAACTACATGTTCAGCATAAACCCTTCAATGTCATCCAATGataatttatcaatttgaaatagtaaatctaaaaaatatgaatgaCAATGTTGAAATTAATATAATTGATGACTTATCTAAATGAAGAATGTTTTAAATATAAAGAATTACTTCATCACAACCCAGGAGAGAGCTTCAAGCTTCAAGGCTAGTAGCTGGACCTACAAAATCAGGTCAATGCCAAAGCTTCAAGCAGAACCCTGCAGGAACTGATGATCTCTTGTTTGATACACAATCTGAGAAGGTGTCCACAAGTTGCTCAGCAAGAGAAGCCGGATCTTCGTGAAATGTATCTACATATATTTTCACAATCCTTCTTTCTTCAGGGGTTGCTCTTAAGCTGTACCAAGTCAGAAATTTCTGTCTGAAGTTCTTTTCAATGTGTCCTTCACACTCTAACCATCTAATCACCTTCACATAATACTCAAAACCCCGATCTGGAAAACCATTGCCCTCACAGCCCTCGTCTTGCCTTTCACCACTTCTCTTCTTGGATTTGCTTCCATCTCGAGGGCCACTCCTTTTCCCAGATCCATTTTCTACATCTTTTCCACCGACTTTGGATCTACCTTTTCTTCTGGGACCATCTTTAAGTAATTCCAACCTGCCGGGAGTATTAGGAAATCCCCTTTTTGAGCTACCTGTTAACGGAACACATTCCCTTCCCGTTGGAATTGACCCATCATCAGTGCTCGTGTCCTTGGTTACTTGTTCCTCTGCCGAATGCTTGTTTTCAAGCTTGAATGCATCAGAACTAGGTATAGTGTCAGTCATTCCTACAGCAACCTGTTTGTCTGACAAGGAATCTGCATCAGTGGGACATCCCACTCCGCCCAAATGGGAACAGTTAATAGCATCATTAGATAGATTTCTAGAAGCAAGCTGGTTGCTATCCTTGTGATAAATAGGATAATTATCTGATCGATTATCAGTTTGGTCGCTATGATTAGTTTCATCTTCCACTGATGATGGATTGGAAAGACTGCTACAGTTGGTTACTGGGCTCTGACTTCTTTCCGTTGCTGAACAATTTGGGACTTCATCCTCACCATGCTCTGTTGTGACTTGAACTTCGCACATACCCGACTTCCTCAAATCATTGGAAACAACTTTGAAACTGTATTCTGTAGCTGGAAGTAAATCCCTGATGTCGAGTCTTCTATTTGGTAGGAGATTCGTGCAAGTTGGGTTCAATGGATAGTTCACATCATCAGCTTTGTGATGCCACACGGCGTAACCAGCATTATTTTCTCCAGAAGGATCTTCCAAACACAAAATAACAGTGAGGGATGTTGCAGTGACATCTTCAAACCTCACCATATTTGGCACTAGTAAACTTGCATCTGAAAATGTAGACACAGACTGATCAATTATTTACCTTATT from Trifolium pratense cultivar HEN17-A07 linkage group LG5, ARS_RC_1.1, whole genome shotgun sequence encodes:
- the LOC123887356 gene encoding VIN3-like protein 2 isoform X2, with amino-acid sequence MERKRELVYEISKVSHDGASEMLQSCSRQEILQILCAEMGKERKYTGLTKVKIIENLLKIVSEKNSSGHDIATDSEPHSFPANGQKPAKRQRKTENSSQLAIPANNVLVNNGDTVSNNTIYCKNSACKATLNQADAFCKRCSCCICHQYDDNKDPSLWLICSSEAPFPGVSCGLSCHLECALKHAGSGIGKDGEHRKLDGGFYCVSCGKVNDLLGCWRKQLMVAKDARRVDILCYRVSLSQKLLQGTEVYGELYEIVDQAVKKLEQEVGPLTGSPLKIGRGVVNRLSSGPEVQKLCGVALESLDSMLSKRILPLTPNPTIQDASLLVPNMVRFEDVTATSLTVILCLEDPSGENNAGYAVWHHKADDVNYPLNPTCTNLLPNRRLDIRDLLPATEYSFKVVSNDLRKSGMCEVQVTTEHGEDEVPNCSATERSQSPVTNCSSLSNPSSVEDETNHSDQTDNRSDNYPIYHKDSNQLASRNLSNDAINCSHLGGVGCPTDADSLSDKQVAVGMTDTIPSSDAFKLENKHSAEEQVTKDTSTDDGSIPTGRECVPLTGSSKRGFPNTPGRLELLKDGPRRKGRSKVGGKDVENGSGKRSGPRDGSKSKKRSGERQDEGCEGNGFPDRGFEYYVKVIRWLECEGHIEKNFRQKFLTWYSLRATPEERRIVKIYVDTFHEDPASLAEQLVDTFSDCVSNKRSSVPAGFCLKLWH
- the LOC123887355 gene encoding probable flavin-containing monooxygenase 1, producing MEKRVAIVGAGISGLLACKYVLQIGFNPIVFEADDGIGGLWRHTIETTKLQNPKETFQFSDFPWDSSLKEDCPSSQQLLDYLNSYAQHFSIIPNIRFNSKVIDIDYVGGSNEEMKSWELWSGNSSPFGSKGTWHITVEDTKKLSTEVYKAEFVILCIGKYSGFPNIPEFPPGKGSEVFTGKVMHSMDYSALDNEVAAELIRNKRVAVVGSEKSALDIATECANANGVTHPCTIIQRTAHWIFQDFNIGGINLGLLYLNRFAELLVHKPGESFLLSLVATLLSPLRWGISKYVETYLKLKFPLKKYGLVPNHSFLQDISSCQAAVLPEFFFEKVKEGSILIKKSQSFSFCKQGLIVNEEPKPLETDLVIFATGYKGDQKLRSIFKSPIFQNYINGSGDSTVPLYRQIIHPQIPQLAIIGYAESLSNIFCNEMRCQWLAHLLDGNIELPSIKEMEKDTKIWEDNIKQNARNLRSCIVTCGIWYNDQLCKDMKCNPRRKKGPFAELFEPYGPTDYQGLVPNGLFGNNA
- the LOC123887356 gene encoding VIN3-like protein 2 isoform X1; protein product: MASDSSSEGVALDLDPSKFSKLSMERKRELVYEISKVSHDGASEMLQSCSRQEILQILCAEMGKERKYTGLTKVKIIENLLKIVSEKNSSGHDIATDSEPHSFPANGQKPAKRQRKTENSSQLAIPANNVLVNNGDTVSNNTIYCKNSACKATLNQADAFCKRCSCCICHQYDDNKDPSLWLICSSEAPFPGVSCGLSCHLECALKHAGSGIGKDGEHRKLDGGFYCVSCGKVNDLLGCWRKQLMVAKDARRVDILCYRVSLSQKLLQGTEVYGELYEIVDQAVKKLEQEVGPLTGSPLKIGRGVVNRLSSGPEVQKLCGVALESLDSMLSKRILPLTPNPTIQDASLLVPNMVRFEDVTATSLTVILCLEDPSGENNAGYAVWHHKADDVNYPLNPTCTNLLPNRRLDIRDLLPATEYSFKVVSNDLRKSGMCEVQVTTEHGEDEVPNCSATERSQSPVTNCSSLSNPSSVEDETNHSDQTDNRSDNYPIYHKDSNQLASRNLSNDAINCSHLGGVGCPTDADSLSDKQVAVGMTDTIPSSDAFKLENKHSAEEQVTKDTSTDDGSIPTGRECVPLTGSSKRGFPNTPGRLELLKDGPRRKGRSKVGGKDVENGSGKRSGPRDGSKSKKRSGERQDEGCEGNGFPDRGFEYYVKVIRWLECEGHIEKNFRQKFLTWYSLRATPEERRIVKIYVDTFHEDPASLAEQLVDTFSDCVSNKRSSVPAGFCLKLWH